A window of the Labrus mixtus chromosome 8, fLabMix1.1, whole genome shotgun sequence genome harbors these coding sequences:
- the LOC132978840 gene encoding neuromedin-U receptor 1-like isoform X2 translates to MLELNCSLADLFSSNATIFNGPGCPDAALACGMNISWVLANATAKDLGVLCWRVEDYLAGELGLQTSPVFIPVCVTYLTIFLVGVLGNSLTCVVILRYRVMQTPTNYYLLSLAASDLLVLLLGMPLEIYEMWQNYPFLLGEGGCYFKTFLFETVCFASILNVTALSVERYVAVVHPLKVKHMTTRAHVKRVIFMLWVLSMLCAVPNTSLQGIEELEPLFGRRFPQSAVCSVLVVVFGFCWAPFHMDRLMWSYMDTSDVKHIHIFGPIHIVSGVFFYLSSAINPILYNLMSTRFREMFSHITCCSKRWQTRSSLKMTQRSTLSNKLSNSLKTT, encoded by the exons ATGTTGGAATTGAACTGCTCCCTTGCTGATCTATTCTCATCTAATGCCACAATTTTCAATGGACCCGGCtgccctgatgctgctttggCATGTGGGATGAATATCTCCTGGGTTCTAGCTAACGCTACAGCCAAAGATCTGGGTGTGTTGTGCTGGAGGGTAGAGGATTACCTTGCAGGAGAGCTTGGGCTCCAGACATCCCCAGTGTTTATCCCTGTCTGTGTCACCTATCTCACCATCTTCTTGGTGGGGGTACTGGGAAATTCTTTGACTTGTGTGGTCATTTTGCGCTACAGGGTGATGCAGACGCCAACAAACTATTACCTGCTGAGCCTGGCAGCGTCTGACCTGCTGGTGCTGCTACTGGGCATGCCGTTAGAGATCTACGAGATGTGGCAGAACTACCCCTTCCTGCTCGGAGAGGGAGGCTGCTACTTCAAAACGTTCCTGTTTGAAACCGTCTGCTTCGCTTCGATCCTCAATGTCACAGCGCTTAGTGTGGAGCGCTATGTTGCCGTGGTGCACCCACTCAAAGTCAAACACATGACTACACGAGCTCACGTCAAGAGGGTGATCTTCATGCTGTGGGTGCTGTCCATGCTGTGTGCTGTGCCAAACACCAGTCTGCAAGGGATTGAGGAGCTGGAGCCATTGTTTGGACGAAGATTTCCCCAATCTGCTGTGTGCA GTGTGTTGGTGGTAGTATTCGGATTCTGCTGGGCTCCCTTCCACATGGACCGCTTGATGTGGAGCTACATGGACACCTCTGATGTGAAGCACATCCATATATTTGGGCCAATCCACATCGTGTCTGGAGTCTTCTTCTACCTGAGCTCTGCCATCAACCCCATCCTCTACAACCTCATGTCCACCAGGTTCAGAGAGATGTTCAGTCACATTACCTGCTGCTCTAAACGCTGGCAGACTCGCTCCAGCTTAAAGATGACCCAACGCAGCACCTTGAGCAACAAATTGAGCAACAGTTTGAAAACGACTTAA
- the LOC132978840 gene encoding neuromedin-U receptor 1-like isoform X1, whose amino-acid sequence MLELNCSLADLFSSNATIFNGPGCPDAALACGMNISWVLANATAKDLGVLCWRVEDYLAGELGLQTSPVFIPVCVTYLTIFLVGVLGNSLTCVVILRYRVMQTPTNYYLLSLAASDLLVLLLGMPLEIYEMWQNYPFLLGEGGCYFKTFLFETVCFASILNVTALSVERYVAVVHPLKVKHMTTRAHVKRVIFMLWVLSMLCAVPNTSLQGIEELEPLFGRRFPQSAVCKVVKPQWMYNLIILISTLVFFLLPMLIISILYLLIGIQLHREKVLTVIDPRCSFGPESLSKSHKQKLSKRNMQVTKMLCVLVVVFGFCWAPFHMDRLMWSYMDTSDVKHIHIFGPIHIVSGVFFYLSSAINPILYNLMSTRFREMFSHITCCSKRWQTRSSLKMTQRSTLSNKLSNSLKTT is encoded by the exons ATGTTGGAATTGAACTGCTCCCTTGCTGATCTATTCTCATCTAATGCCACAATTTTCAATGGACCCGGCtgccctgatgctgctttggCATGTGGGATGAATATCTCCTGGGTTCTAGCTAACGCTACAGCCAAAGATCTGGGTGTGTTGTGCTGGAGGGTAGAGGATTACCTTGCAGGAGAGCTTGGGCTCCAGACATCCCCAGTGTTTATCCCTGTCTGTGTCACCTATCTCACCATCTTCTTGGTGGGGGTACTGGGAAATTCTTTGACTTGTGTGGTCATTTTGCGCTACAGGGTGATGCAGACGCCAACAAACTATTACCTGCTGAGCCTGGCAGCGTCTGACCTGCTGGTGCTGCTACTGGGCATGCCGTTAGAGATCTACGAGATGTGGCAGAACTACCCCTTCCTGCTCGGAGAGGGAGGCTGCTACTTCAAAACGTTCCTGTTTGAAACCGTCTGCTTCGCTTCGATCCTCAATGTCACAGCGCTTAGTGTGGAGCGCTATGTTGCCGTGGTGCACCCACTCAAAGTCAAACACATGACTACACGAGCTCACGTCAAGAGGGTGATCTTCATGCTGTGGGTGCTGTCCATGCTGTGTGCTGTGCCAAACACCAGTCTGCAAGGGATTGAGGAGCTGGAGCCATTGTTTGGACGAAGATTTCCCCAATCTGCTGTGTGCA AAGTGGTTAAGCCCCAGTGGATGTACAACCTGATCATCCTGATTTCGACACtggtcttcttcctgctccccATGCTGATCATCAGTATTCTCTACCTGCTCATTGGTATACAGCTGCACAGGGAGAAGGTTTTGACTGTGATCGACCCAAGGTGTAGCTTTGGACCAGAAAGTCTCTCCAAGTCCCACAAGCAGAAGCTGAGCAAACGCAACATGCAAGTCACTAAAATGCTGT GTGTGTTGGTGGTAGTATTCGGATTCTGCTGGGCTCCCTTCCACATGGACCGCTTGATGTGGAGCTACATGGACACCTCTGATGTGAAGCACATCCATATATTTGGGCCAATCCACATCGTGTCTGGAGTCTTCTTCTACCTGAGCTCTGCCATCAACCCCATCCTCTACAACCTCATGTCCACCAGGTTCAGAGAGATGTTCAGTCACATTACCTGCTGCTCTAAACGCTGGCAGACTCGCTCCAGCTTAAAGATGACCCAACGCAGCACCTTGAGCAACAAATTGAGCAACAGTTTGAAAACGACTTAA